From a region of the Nonlabens sp. Hel1_33_55 genome:
- a CDS encoding thioredoxin family protein → MSKFGELISANVPVLFNFFTDWNEESTSMHPVLRDVAAALGDDARIIKINVDKNPELSDALRIKGLPTLIIYKRGEMKWRQSGLQDSNALITLLKQYAS, encoded by the coding sequence ATGTCAAAATTTGGTGAGTTAATAAGTGCAAATGTTCCTGTTCTGTTCAATTTTTTTACGGACTGGAACGAGGAAAGTACAAGTATGCATCCAGTATTGCGCGATGTGGCAGCTGCTTTAGGTGATGACGCAAGAATCATCAAAATCAATGTCGATAAAAACCCAGAACTTTCTGATGCTTTGCGTATCAAAGGGTTGCCTACACTTATTATCTATAAAAGAGGTGAGATGAAATGGAGGCAAAGTGGTTTACAGGATAGCAATGCACTCATTACTTTGCTCAAACAATACGCTTCTTAG
- a CDS encoding polysaccharide deacetylase family protein, with product MRWYPDRIPDWLSGLFPNYHWHGDRHTRSVYLTFDDGPTPVVTPFVLEQLKRFAFKATFFMIGDCAQRFPEIKEEVLNQGHTIGNHTFHHIDAWKVPCDEYLDDIAFAKAQTSTNLFRPPYGRITRKVTKQLVADGFKIVLWDVLSGDFDRKRSPSSVLKNLKKSTKNGSIIVFHDSEKAFPILKEVLPEYLKWLKDEDYQCLSIS from the coding sequence GTGAGATGGTATCCAGATCGCATACCAGATTGGTTAAGTGGTTTGTTTCCAAATTACCACTGGCATGGCGATCGCCATACTCGGTCAGTATATCTCACATTTGATGATGGACCTACTCCAGTAGTCACACCCTTTGTTTTGGAACAGTTGAAACGTTTTGCCTTTAAAGCAACATTCTTTATGATAGGTGATTGTGCACAGCGATTTCCTGAAATCAAAGAAGAGGTGCTAAATCAGGGTCATACTATTGGTAACCACACGTTCCATCATATAGATGCGTGGAAAGTTCCTTGTGATGAGTATTTAGATGATATCGCTTTCGCGAAAGCGCAAACCAGCACAAACCTGTTCCGTCCGCCATATGGTCGAATTACCAGAAAAGTGACCAAACAATTAGTAGCTGACGGTTTTAAAATCGTGCTTTGGGATGTATTATCCGGTGATTTTGACAGAAAAAGATCGCCTTCTAGCGTTTTGAAAAATTTAAAGAAATCAACTAAAAACGGAAGTATTATCGTTTTTCACGACAGCGAGAAAGCATTTCCTATTCTTAAAGAAGTTTTGCCTGAATATTTAAAATGGCTTAAAGACGAAGACTATCAATGTTTGTCTATATCCTAA
- a CDS encoding DUF2723 domain-containing protein, producing MNLSYNQLNKILGWTVFVIALIIYWLTLEPTVSFWDAGEYITTSAKLEVGHPPGAPLYQMMVATAAIFATDVSNIAYMVNWMAGFSSALTILFMFWSITLLLKRHILKDKFDSTLVLGSAFVGAIAFAVSDSFWFNAVEAEVYAPAALIMSSMFYLGLLWERDMMQPRGNRWLILMSFIIGLSFGVHFLGILTIPAIGMMWFFRHYRKVTPVNFTIALATVIAVLLFVFKLLLPTTLSIFGYLEVFFVNDIGLPFNSGTIIAFLLIVGAFVGLLSLSRKRNKPLLNTITICVMFVLIGFSSWTMLPIRANAGTPINENNPNDARALLAYYNREQYPAPALFFGEAFTDMYAGLDPEDPYIDEKPKYERDYEQGKYVIVNQFENALQNTHDDHKGFFPRMTDASRASNYVEFMGGLEYEIKPGYQGNQELISVLDDYERQFDRGRISADEYIQTIASLSEAVDIKKPTFAQNLNYLFNYQISYMYLRYFMWNFTGRQNDIQGMGDRFNGNWLSGIDFIDEAHIGSQDELSEDMLTNKGRNLYYFFPLILGILGAVFHAKKDWKSFVVTLMLFLFTGLAIIVYLNQSMYQVRERDYAYVGSFLVFAMWIGMGVYAIYEGLQEYTKSKVVKFATIAVCFVAVPLLMGFQNWDDHDRSEKYTALASAKKYLDSCLPNALIFTIGDNDTFPLWYAQEVEGYRTDVRIVCTSLLSTDWYMDDMKKKAYESEPVPSTLTHDKYVYGTRDALWYTEKDRIQERLRQAQQNPNYVFPDTMDLKDWMEWVASDSKITQELMRNDHYEHTFPTKYIRIPVNKEAVLRNGVVAAKDANKIVDEIIINISSNLVYKNRMFMLDIINANNWERPVYFSGGAFGDEDYIWMKDYLQLDGTAYLLTPIKTPPSDDRDPFDMGRINPDRAYSIIKGWDWGNSGSSDIYHDVETRRNSVGYRSNITRTAEALIADNQLDKAEEILDLGMEKMPLKYFEHYSMIEPFVSGYYEIGATDKAQNLLNDVVLKYQDELDYYKAMPLEEQNQISREIITAIERYRGLVRSAVDNDDDEMIAKHLDAFNSYVASFPRVYNEDEQLRLPGETGDDELIKLLESEIDNADAERTIEPIGDTVNE from the coding sequence ATGAATCTAAGTTACAATCAACTCAATAAAATATTAGGCTGGACGGTCTTTGTGATCGCTTTAATTATATACTGGCTCACGCTAGAACCCACGGTAAGTTTCTGGGATGCGGGCGAGTATATCACGACTTCTGCAAAACTTGAGGTTGGGCACCCACCAGGTGCACCGCTATACCAGATGATGGTCGCGACTGCTGCAATTTTTGCTACTGACGTTTCCAATATCGCTTATATGGTAAACTGGATGGCTGGTTTTTCTAGTGCACTTACCATACTATTCATGTTTTGGTCCATAACATTGCTACTCAAGCGACACATTTTAAAGGATAAATTTGATAGTACATTGGTTTTGGGGTCCGCTTTTGTGGGAGCGATTGCGTTTGCAGTGTCTGATAGTTTTTGGTTCAACGCCGTCGAGGCAGAAGTTTATGCGCCTGCGGCTCTTATCATGAGCAGTATGTTCTATCTAGGATTGTTGTGGGAACGTGATATGATGCAACCTCGAGGCAATCGCTGGTTGATTCTTATGTCATTTATTATAGGATTGTCTTTTGGAGTGCACTTTCTTGGAATTCTTACTATTCCAGCGATCGGGATGATGTGGTTTTTTAGACACTACAGGAAAGTCACACCAGTCAACTTCACAATTGCATTAGCAACGGTCATCGCCGTGCTGCTTTTTGTCTTTAAATTATTGCTGCCTACAACACTCAGCATCTTCGGTTATCTAGAAGTGTTTTTTGTTAATGATATAGGTCTGCCATTCAACAGCGGTACTATTATCGCCTTCCTTTTGATTGTCGGAGCTTTTGTTGGATTGTTATCGCTTTCGCGAAAGCGTAACAAACCACTACTCAACACCATCACGATATGCGTCATGTTTGTATTGATAGGCTTTTCAAGTTGGACCATGTTGCCCATAAGAGCAAACGCCGGTACTCCTATCAATGAGAACAATCCAAACGATGCACGAGCACTACTCGCCTATTATAATCGGGAGCAATATCCTGCTCCAGCGCTATTCTTTGGCGAGGCATTTACTGATATGTACGCCGGTCTGGATCCTGAGGATCCTTACATTGATGAAAAGCCTAAGTATGAGCGCGATTATGAGCAAGGCAAATATGTCATCGTCAATCAGTTTGAAAATGCATTGCAAAACACTCACGATGACCATAAAGGGTTTTTCCCTAGAATGACTGATGCCAGCCGCGCTAGTAACTATGTGGAATTTATGGGTGGTCTAGAATATGAGATCAAGCCTGGTTATCAAGGGAATCAAGAACTTATAAGTGTTTTGGATGATTATGAAAGACAGTTTGATCGTGGCCGCATCAGTGCAGATGAATACATTCAAACGATCGCCTCGCTTTCAGAAGCTGTGGACATCAAGAAACCAACCTTTGCGCAAAACCTCAATTACCTTTTTAATTATCAAATAAGCTACATGTACCTGCGGTATTTCATGTGGAACTTTACCGGTAGACAGAATGATATTCAGGGAATGGGCGATAGATTCAACGGCAACTGGTTGAGTGGTATTGACTTCATTGATGAAGCGCACATAGGCTCACAAGATGAATTGAGCGAAGATATGCTAACCAATAAAGGCCGCAATCTCTATTATTTCTTTCCATTGATTTTAGGAATTCTAGGCGCTGTATTCCATGCAAAAAAAGATTGGAAATCATTTGTGGTAACCCTTATGCTATTCCTTTTTACAGGCCTTGCCATTATCGTTTACCTCAACCAAAGCATGTATCAGGTACGTGAGCGCGACTATGCTTACGTTGGATCATTCCTGGTGTTTGCCATGTGGATAGGAATGGGCGTTTATGCGATTTATGAAGGGTTGCAGGAATACACTAAAAGCAAAGTGGTCAAATTTGCCACCATTGCCGTTTGCTTTGTCGCAGTGCCATTACTAATGGGTTTCCAGAACTGGGATGACCACGACCGCTCAGAAAAATATACGGCACTAGCGAGTGCAAAAAAATATCTGGACAGCTGCCTACCCAACGCCTTAATCTTTACCATAGGTGACAATGACACTTTCCCATTATGGTATGCTCAAGAAGTGGAAGGATATCGCACAGACGTGCGCATAGTCTGTACGTCTTTATTGAGTACCGATTGGTACATGGATGACATGAAGAAAAAGGCTTATGAAAGTGAGCCAGTTCCATCCACATTGACTCATGATAAATATGTCTATGGAACACGGGATGCTCTATGGTATACAGAAAAGGATCGTATTCAAGAACGCCTGCGTCAGGCGCAACAAAATCCCAATTATGTCTTTCCAGACACCATGGATCTCAAGGACTGGATGGAATGGGTAGCTAGCGATAGTAAGATCACTCAGGAACTGATGCGCAACGATCATTATGAGCATACATTCCCAACTAAATACATACGCATTCCTGTAAATAAGGAAGCTGTATTGAGAAACGGCGTTGTCGCTGCAAAAGATGCCAATAAGATTGTGGATGAGATCATCATAAATATTAGTTCCAACTTAGTTTACAAAAACAGAATGTTCATGTTAGACATCATCAATGCCAATAACTGGGAACGTCCGGTGTATTTTTCTGGCGGAGCATTTGGCGATGAGGACTATATCTGGATGAAGGATTATTTACAACTGGATGGTACAGCGTATCTATTGACTCCTATAAAAACACCACCTTCTGATGATCGTGACCCATTTGATATGGGACGCATCAATCCAGATCGAGCCTATTCGATCATTAAAGGTTGGGATTGGGGCAACAGTGGTAGTTCTGATATCTATCATGATGTAGAAACACGTCGTAATAGTGTAGGTTACCGCAGCAATATCACAAGAACAGCAGAAGCTTTAATAGCAGATAATCAATTAGACAAAGCAGAAGAAATCCTAGATCTTGGGATGGAAAAAATGCCTTTGAAATATTTTGAACACTATTCTATGATCGAGCCATTTGTCAGTGGCTATTATGAAATAGGTGCGACAGATAAAGCGCAGAACCTTCTCAATGACGTTGTACTCAAGTATCAAGATGAGCTAGATTATTATAAGGCAATGCCGCTGGAAGAGCAAAATCAAATAAGTAGAGAAATCATAACAGCCATAGAGCGCTATCGTGGTTTAGTACGCTCTGCAGTTGACAATGATGACGATGAGATGATTGCAAAGCACCTAGATGCATTTAATAGTTACGTGGCATCGTTCCCTAGAGTTTATAATGAAGACGAGCAATTGCGACTGCCTGGTGAAACAGGTGACGATGAATTGATCAAGCTTTTAGAGTCAGAAATCGATAATGCAGATGCAGAACGAACCATTGAACCCATAGGCGATACGGTCAACGAGTGA